A genomic stretch from Microcebus murinus isolate Inina chromosome 19, M.murinus_Inina_mat1.0, whole genome shotgun sequence includes:
- the LOC105858810 gene encoding LOW QUALITY PROTEIN: dnaJ homolog subfamily C member 30, mitochondrial-like (The sequence of the model RefSeq protein was modified relative to this genomic sequence to represent the inferred CDS: inserted 1 base in 1 codon) — translation MEKWLWQAWRFSQHSRGDASYSRTALYELLDVPTTATQAQIKAAYYRQSFLYHPDRDSGSAEAAERFXRISQAYVVLGSATLRRKYDRGLLIDEDLRGPGVKPSKMPTRDAGFPRPPPAASRAGYGAPGANRTMFDFDAFYQAHYGEQLERERRLRARREALRKQQEDRANKGLQWDQIRDSAFIVVFLTIFAVFGFLSYLIRESREGELPQPALSKRPFTSSEPLACVCLPLLGSEGTPCPPRPAQLSP, via the exons ATGGAAAAGTG GTTGTGGCAGGCCTGGAGATTTTCACAACATTCCCGGGGCGACGCCTCGTACTCGCGCACGGCGCTCTATGAGCTGCTCGACGTCCCCACCACGGCCACGCAGGCGCAGATCAAGGCCGCCTACTACCGGCAGAGCTTCCTCTACCACCCGGACCGCGACTCGGGGAGCGCCGAGGCCGCCGAGCGCT AGCGCATCTCCCAGGCCTACGTGGTGCTGGGCAGTGCCACCCTCCGTCGCAAGTATGACCGCGGTCTGCTCATTGACGAGGACCTGCGCGGACCTGGCGTCAAGCCCTCCAAGATGCCCACACGGGACGCCGGCTTTCCCCGTCCCCCGCCGGCCGCCTCTCGGGCCGGATACGGCGCTCCGGGCGCTAACCGCACCATGTTCGACTTCGACGCCTTCTACCAGGCGCACTACGGAGAACAGCTGGAGCGGGAACGGCGCCTGAGGGCCCGGCGGGAGGCCCTTCGCAAGCAGCAGGAGGACCGGGCCAACAAAGGCTTGCAGTGGGACCAGATCCGAGACTCTGCTTTCATTGTCGTTTTCCTCACAATCTTTGCTGTCTTCGGCTTTCTTTCGTATTTAATCAGAgaaagcagggaaggggagctTCCCCAGCCAGCCCTGAGTAAACGGCCTTTCACGTCTTCTGAACCCTTGGCCTGCGTTTGTCTACCTCTACTGGGGTCTGAAGGAACGCCCTGCCCTCCCCGACCTGCCCAGCTTAGCCCGTGA